The genome window GCCGGCTGGAAAGCCTGTTGCTTAATGGGAAAGCCGGTACAACCGGACCTTCTGCCCGGAGGCAATCAGCCACCGGAAAATCGTATCCTCACAACAAATACGATGCGGCGGACGCTTCACATTCCGGCCAGGGATATGGTTGTGCGTTTGGAAATCTGCCCGGTTCCCATAATGATCAATCCGGAAGAGCCGGCGGCAGTGATGCTATCTGGTCAGAAATTGATAAAATTATTTCCGATTGCCAAACCGATGAACACCGGGGCTCCTCCATTCCCGCAAAAGCGGAATCCCTCTCCGTTCATCCCGCAGCAGGGCCCCTCTTGGCGTTTGCGGTTCTGATCGCAAGTTTTGCCTTTGTGGCTTTATTCGGTGATTTGCTTCATGAAATTATGGAGGACCTCTTCCTTTTTCTCTGGCTTCCTGTAACGACATGGCTCTCAGAGTGGTTAGGTGGTACGGGATTTGTTCACAGCATACTTGTCGGCAACCTTATTGACGGCAGTATTGATATGGAGGAATCTTTCGGCCTGTTAACTACCGGACTTTTTATCCCGTTTGCAGTAGTTCTACCGTTTATATTTTGTTTCTATGTGGTTCTGAGCCTGCTGGAAGATGTCGGTTATCTGCCGCGTCTGGGTGTGGTCGTTGACAGTATTATGAGAAAACTGGGTATTCACGGGTTGTCTGTGGTTCCGTTGATGCTCGGCGTTGGATGCAATGTTCCCGGAGTTATGGCCGGACGCATGCTGGAAACCAAAAAAGAGCGCTTCATCGTAGCAACACTGATTGCGATCGTTGTTCCCTGCATGGCTCAGCAGGCGATGGTCATCGGACTACTGGGGCAGGCCGGTCTGGCCGGGCTTCTGCTGGTATATGGTACTCTTTTTTTACTGCTGCTGATTCTTGGCTGGTCCATGAATCTGTTTCTGGGAGGAAAAACGACAGAAATGCTGATTGATCTTCCTCCATTCAGAAAGCCCTAT of Natronogracilivirga saccharolytica contains these proteins:
- the feoB gene encoding ferrous iron transport protein B, whose amino-acid sequence is MRVLLTGNPNVGKSAIFSRLTGTDVMVSNYSGTTVEYARGSLKINSVKADLVDLPGTFSLDPTNKAEQVAVSMLGEGDVIVNVADAGNLERSLYLSLQLVQTGSPVILVLNMWDEVKKKKIKIDVEKLQHRLGIPVVTTSAVTGDGISELRSRLESLLLNGKAGTTGPSARRQSATGKSYPHNKYDAADASHSGQGYGCAFGNLPGSHNDQSGRAGGSDAIWSEIDKIISDCQTDEHRGSSIPAKAESLSVHPAAGPLLAFAVLIASFAFVALFGDLLHEIMEDLFLFLWLPVTTWLSEWLGGTGFVHSILVGNLIDGSIDMEESFGLLTTGLFIPFAVVLPFIFCFYVVLSLLEDVGYLPRLGVVVDSIMRKLGIHGLSVVPLMLGVGCNVPGVMAGRMLETKKERFIVATLIAIVVPCMAQQAMVIGLLGQAGLAGLLLVYGTLFLLLLILGWSMNLFLGGKTTEMLIDLPPFRKPYAESLSKKIYMRMNGFIRGALPYVLLGVFVVNIFYTMGIIGYISDAFAPVITGLFGLPGEAGAAMIVGFLRKDVAVGMLVPLGMEVSELIVASVVLMVYFPCVATFVVLFKEIGWPSLLKLIAIMLAIVLFAGGGLNLLLQTAGLWQ